Below is a window of Haloglycomyces albus DSM 45210 DNA.
CACCTTGCTGGATACCGTCAAGGATCGCGGCGCGAGTCTGGTGATGGTCACCCACGATCTCAACGTGGCCGGAGCATGCGAGCGCGTCGTCGAAATCCGCGACGGTCACATCATCTCCGATTCTCGTCCCTCCGCGACGATCATCGAGGAGGCCACGGTATGAGAGCGACGCTCGGTGTCGCCTGGACGCTGTTCCGCAGCGGTAGGAGCAACAGTCGACTGTCCTCGGTCCTGACCCTGGCCGCCATCGCCGTGGTCACTCTGGTGTTGCTGTTTACCGTCGCGGCGAACCTGGCTTTCGCGCAGCGAGCGGACGCCACCGCGTGGCGGAGTCCGGCGGAGGTTTCGTCGGACGAGGCGATCGCACACATCGCCACCGCCACCGACTTTGTGGACGCCACTCTGGTCAAACGCGTGGATGTGGCCGCCGAGGATTCGGGCTCTACTCCCCCGCCGCCGGGCCTGGATCGGTTTCCGCGGCCGGGCGAGGTGTTCGCTTCTCCTGCCGCTCAGGAGTTGTTGGAGTCTCGACCCGACGCACAGCTCGCGGACCGGTACGGGGAGATCACCGGAACGATCGCGAAGGAGGCGCTCACCGGCCCCGGAGAGGTGCTGGTGGTCATCGGGCATACCCCGGACTCGGACGTGATGACCTTGCCTCGCGACGGCGGTTCGGATGACTCCGGCCCCTACGGTTTCGCGTCGTTCTCCGACGGTTCGAAGTCGGACATCTATCTGATCTACCAGAACCTGATGGCTTTGGCCACGGTTTTCATGCTGGTTCCGTTGTTCATCTTCGGCGCGGCAGCGGCCCGATTGAACGTAGCGCGCAAGGATCACCGCTTGGCGTCCATGCGACTGATCGGTGCCACTCCCAGGCAGGTCACGGCGATCACGGTGGTGGAAACGACTCTGATCGCGTTCCTGGGAGCGGTTCTGGGCGCGGTGACGTGGGTGGCCGCCATACCGTTGGTCCGTCACATTCCCATTGACGGAACGGCGTGGTACGCGTCGGATCTGTGGTCCGGAATCGCCCCCCTTCTTCTGACGGTGACGGTCGTTCCGATATTGGTGGCCGTGTCGGCGATCGTCGGGTTGCGACGGGTCTTGGTCTCACCGTTGGGGGTCGTGCAGCGGCAGAAGGCTCCGGGGTTGCGAGCGATACGGTTGCTGGTGTTCCTCGGTCTGCTGGCCGCCTTCTTTGTAGGGATCAATCTGGTCAACCCCGAATCGATGGCGGGTACGGTGATCGTGTTCTCTTTGATGGCGGCCTTTGTGTGGGGACTGAGTTTCTTGGGCCCCTGGGTGATCCAGACCTTGGGCCGGATTGTCGGTTTCTTCGCGCGGTCACCGGCACGTCTTTTGGCCGCCCGCCGCATGGCGACCGATCCCAAGAGTGCTTGGCGAACGGTGTCGGGGGTGACGTTGATCGGTTTCATCGCCGGCTACATCGCCATGATGCCGATGATGACCGAGCCGGCGCGGGATCTCGACGAACCCCGGCTGAGCGTCACCACCTCGATGGCGGCGGCCGAGGAGGCCGCGGCGAGCCTGGAGTCGTCCGAGTCCGTTGCCGCTCGCGACATTGAGGTTATCGAGTCCGAGGACGGGGATGGTGCACGGTTGAGTGCGACGTTCGATTCCCTCCCGGTGGACGAGGCCCGTACCGTGATGGCCTCTCTCATACCCGGTTCAAGTCCGCAGACGGATTCCGACTTCCAGATCGAATCGAGCCGTTCGGGCGCGAGTATCGCCACCGGGGTCCTGGTCGTGTTGGTCGTTTCGTTTATGACGGCGATCATTTCCGCCGCCATCGCCGGCGTCGCCTCGACGTTGGAAAAGCGCGAGGTCTATCACCTGATGCACTTGGCCGGTATGCCGCGCAAGGTTCTCAATCGAGCGAGGCGGCAGGAGACGCTCATGCCTCTTACCGTCCTCGGAGGTGGCTCGATCCTCACGGGTGTCCTGATCGCGGTGCCGTTTTTGAACCTCGCTCCGGAGGGCGACTCCATGGCGTGGATCTTGGCGGTGGCCGTCGCCGTGGGGTTCATAGGGGTCATGCTGGCGAACGCGGTGGCACGCCCGGTTCTATCGCAGGCCATGTATACCGCGACGGTCCAGGGCGACTGATCCAGCCGCCCGTGTCGTCAGACCGAGGTTCAACGACACGGGCGGCTCGGTCCTAACGAGTCGAACTGTCGACGAAGGGCGGCTTCACGACTTTGACCGGGAGGCGGCGTCCACGGACGTCGACTTCCAGGTCGGCTCCCGGTTTCCAACCCGAGTCCAGGAGCGCCAAAGCGATTCCCTTCTTCAATGTCGGCGAAAACGAGCCTGAGGTGGTGCGGCCGACCTTTTCTTCACCGTCGTACACGTCCATGCCGGGGCGCAGTACGCCCTTCTTCACCGCTTCCAGCCCCCAGGAGCGACGTCGCGGGCCGTTCTCACGTTCAGCGGTCAGGACGTCCTTGCCCCAGAAGTCGGGTTTGTCCCATCCGATGGCCCATCGCATGCGTGCCTGCACGGGGGTGATGTCGGTGGTGAGGTCGTTACCGTGTAGGGGATAGCCCATTTCCAGACGCAGCGTGTCCCGTGCCCCGAGCCCACAGGGCTGGACGTCGCGGCGCATCAATTCGTCCCACAAAGGACCCGCTGCGGACGTCGGAACGAGGAGTTCAAAGCCTTTCTCACCGGTGTATCCGGTCCGGCACACCAATAGCTCCGTTCCTTCGAAGGAAGCGGTCTTGAACTCCATGAAATCGTCGTGATCGGTCGGCAGACCGAGGTCGGCGACGATTCCGGGGGCTTCGGGTCCCTGTACCGCGATAACGGCCCATTCGGTGTGTTCATCGGCGATGTCGATGTCGGCCGGAGCAGCATCACGCAGGCGACGCGCCACGTCCGCGTTGTTGGCGGCGTTGGGCATGGCCAGGATCTTCTGTTCACTGAAGCGGTAGCAGATAACGTCGTCGACGACGCCGCCTTCGACCGTGCAACAGAGGTTGTAGAGCGCGCCTCCGTCTTTGGCACGATTGAGGTCGTTGGTGAAGCAGGAGTTGACGAATTCCAACGCTCGGGGTCCGGTGATGACCAGCTTGCCGAGGTGGGAGACATCGAATGCGCCGACGTGGTGACGTACGGCATTGTGCTCCGCGATGACGCCTTCGTATTCCAGCGGCATCTCCCAGCCGGCAAAGGGCGCGAATTTGGCTCCCAGTGCCTGGTGACGTGGATACAGCGGCGACGGTCGCAGTGAACCCTCTTGAGGTGATGTGTGAGTCTCAGCCATGCCTAATACGGTACTGGGCCCGCATGGGAACATAAGATCGGGATTGAGCTTAAGTCGAGTCCCCTGGTGCGTCCGGTACACCTCAGGTAACCCCTGAGCGGCGTATTCGACGCACCGGCGACGTATCCATCACGTGACGCTTCACGTGTGACACTTTTCGAAAGGTATAACGTGACTGAACTTCGTTTCGATTCGGCGGCCGCGCAGGAAGCCGCCGTTGACGTCGTCATCATCGGTGCGTACTCGTCCGATGAGTCTGTACCCGTCATCCCCGAATCCGCTTCCGGCGTCAACGCCGCCTTCGGTGGGGAACTGTCGGCTCGCCTGGCGGAGATCGGTCATGAGGGTTCGGCCTCCACCGTCGCCAAGCTTCCCGCTCCCGACGGTCTTGCCGCCAACTCGCTGTTCGTCGTGGGCTTGGGCGCTCAGGACGACGTCGACACGGAAGTCCTACGTCGGGCCGTGGCTACCGGTGTCCGCGCGACGTTCGGGCGCGACACCGTCGCCGTCGCCGTGGAGGGGGACGACGAAGCGGTGGCCACCGGTGCCTCCCTGGGCACCTACAAGTTCGACGATTTCAAAACCGACGAGGCAGACGACGTTCCTCCCCAGTCGGTAACGGTTCTGGGCACCACCGCCGAGGTCGTCTCACGGGTAGAGGCTCTGACCGCCGGAGTATTCGCCGCCCGCGACTGGCTGAACACCCCCGCCAACTATCTGCGCCCGCCGATGTTCGCCACCGAGATCGAACGTGCGGCCGACGAACTGGGCCTTGAAGTCGAGACGCTCGATGTTGAGGCACTCAAAACCGGTGGATACGGTGGCACCTTGGCCGTCGGAGGCGGTTCCGAGGCGGGGCCGCGTCTGGTGCGTATCATGTACCGCCCGGACGGAGCCGATAAGCACATCGCCCTGGTCGGAAAGGGCATTACCTTCGACACCGGTGGCATCTCACTGAAGCCGCCACAGGGCATGTGGGACATGAAGGGCGACATGGGCGGCGCCGGTGCGGTCGTAGGCGCCATCCTCTCCATCGCTCGATTGGGCCTTCCCATCAACGTCACAGCGACGGTCGCTTTGGCCGAAAACATGCCGTCCGGTTCGGCCTACCGCCCGGGCGATGTCGTGACCGCCCGCAACGGCAAGACCATCGAAGTACTCAACACCGATGCCGAGGGACGCATGGTGCTGTCCGACGCACTGTCTCGTGCCGCCGAAGACGAACCGGACGCTCTGTACGACGTCGCCACTTTGACCGGTGGTGCCGTCATTTCACTGGGAGCGCGCACCATGGGTCTGATGGGTACCCCCGCCGAGACGGCTCGGGTACAGCGCCTCGGTGACGAGACCGGCGAACGGGGTTGGGCCATGCCGTTCCCCGAAGACGTCAAGAAAAACATGGAGTCGTCCATCGCCGACGTGTCACAGTGTGCGCAGGGAATGAAGCGCGACGGACACATGCTGCAGGGAGGTATCTTCCTCTCGCACTTCGTCCCCGAAGCCCTACCGTGGGCGCACCTCGACATCGCCGGCCCGGCGGATTCGGACTCCGCATTCGGCTACCTCGTGAAGGGCGGCACCGGTTTTCCCGTCCGAACCTTGGTAGCGGTCGTGGAAGACTGGCTCGCCGAGCAATCGTAATTCCATGGAATTGAGTCGCCGGCGTTGGGCGCGTTTGCGTTCAATCCGGCGACGCTCGTCGAAGTCGCGTTTTCTCTGCGGGTAGCCGGTCTTCTCCACTTCATACAGCGGTATATCGTGCTTCTTGGTGAGGTTGAACGCCCCCTTCATCCCACCAATATGCCGCCGTGTCCATTCCCCGTCATAGGCGATCAGCATGACCGTGGTCTCAGTGACATAGGTTTCGGGTTCGAGGTAGGCTTCGACCCCATGGCGCGACTGAATGAATTCCGCCAAGTGCTTCGCATCCGCCTCATCCGTCGCTCGACCTTGCGCGCCCGGGCTGGATTGCTTCTTCTTTTTACGACGAAACCAAGGCATGTGGTCTCCTTCCCGGCGTGGGATTTGCTCGATGCCATTCGCTCAAGAGTACACAGTTCAGCGCCCGCCTGTGTCCAGCGGCACAGCGGTAATCTTGCCGTCGGCGGGGAATCGCGCTTGAATGGGTGTTGTCCACACTCCATTAACTCTGACTCGGTGCCCACAAGGTTCGAGTCGGTGAGACGATGGACGAAGTCTATACCAACGTCACAGGGGAGATTAATGAGCAACCCGAACACAGGATACGACGTAGTAATCCTGGGTGGCGGCAGCGGCGGTTACGCCTGCGCATTCCGCGCAGCCGAACTCGGCATGTCGGTCGCCCTCATTGAAAAGGACAAAGTGGGTGGCACGTGTCTGCACCGCGGTTGCATCCCCACCAAGGCCCTGCTTCACGCCGGTGAAGTCGCCGACACCGCACGTGACGGTGCCCAGTTCGGTATCCAGACCGAGCTCAAAGGTGTCGACATGGCCGGGGTCAACAAGTACAAGGACGACATCGTCGCAGGTCTCTACAAGGGCTTGCAGGGCCTGGTCAAGGCGCACAAGGTTGAGTTCATCAACGGCTACGGCCGCCTGACCGGACGCAACACCATCGAGGTGGACGGACGCACCGTCACGGGTAAGAACATCGTTCTCGCCTCCGGCTCATACTCCAAGTCGCTCCCCAATCTCGAAGTGGACGAGGAGCGGTTCATCACCTCCGAAGCCGCTCTGAACCTCGACTACGTTCCCAACAAGGTCGTCGTCATCGGCGGCGGCGTCATCGGTGTCGAGTTCGCCAGCGCCTGGCGCTCCCTCGGTGCCGAGGTCGAGATCGTCGAGGGTCTTCCGCGCCTCGTGGCCGCCGAGGACGCCGATACATCGAAGCAATTGGAACGTTCCTTCCGTAAGCGTGGAATCAAGTTCCACACCGGCAAGTTCTTCGAGAAGGCCGAGAAAACCTCGGACGGCGTGCGCATCACGCTTCCCGGCGACAAGACCGTGGAAGGCGACATCGCTCTCGTCGCGGTCGGTCGTGGCCCGAACACCGAAGGACTCGGTTATGAGGAACAGGGCATCGCCATGGAACGCGGCTTCGTTCGCACCAACGATCACCTCCAAACCAGCGTCGACGGCATTTACGCCGCCGGTGACATCGTTCCGGGCATCCAGCTCGCCCACCGTGGTTTCGCTCAGGGCGTCTTCATCGCCGAACACATCGCCGGCCTCAACCCGGCCCCGATCGACGAGAAGGGCATCCCGCGCGTTACGTTCACCGACCCCGAGGTCGCCTCGGTCGGCTACAACGAAGACGAGGCCAAGGAGGTCTACGGCGCCGACAACATCACATCCTACAAGTACAACCTGGCCGGCAACGGCAAGTCGAACATCCTGAAGACCCAGGGGTTCATCAAGATGGTGTCGGTCAAGGACGGACCGATCGTCGGTGTTCACATGGTCGGCGGTCGCATCTCCGAGCAGATCGGTGAGGCGGAGCTGATTTACAACTGGGAAGCCTACGCCGACGACGTCGCCAAGTTGATCCACATGCACCCGACCCAGAACGAGTCGCTGGGCGAGACCGCCATGGCGCTGGCCGGCAAGCCGCTGCACGTACACGACTAATAGGTGTTCCGCATTCGCGGCACTACATATCGATCCGTGAAACGGCACCCGAACATGTGGCCCACGTGGCCGATGTTTGGGTCGCCTCACATTTGTATTGTGAATAGGTCCAGCTCAGGCCCCACATGGTGAATATTGCGCTATGGTTGTCTGCGCTGGACCTGTTGTTTGTGAACTAACCAGAACTTATACGCGAGTAACCATTCCGGTCGGTCCGCTCGATCGGCCACAAGCGCCATAACCATTAGAACAGGAAGTCTGACATGCCTACATCGGTAACGATGCCCGCTCTCGGTGAGTCGGTCACAGAGGGCACAGTTACTCAGTGGCTGAAGCAGGAGGGCGACACCGTCGAGGTGGACGAGCCGCTTCTCGAAGTTTCCACCGACAAGGTCGACACCGAGGTTCCCTCTCCCGTCGCCGGAACTCTCATTAAGATCGTGGCCGCGGAGGACGCCGAGGTCGAAGTCGGCGGTGAGCTGGCCGTCGTCGGAGAGGCCGGGGAAGCAGCCGGTTCTCCCACTCCCGCACCCGCAGAGGCTCCGGCCGAAGAAACGCCCGCGGAGAAGCCGGTCGAGGACACTCCCGCTCCCGTGGCCTCCGCTGAGGCCCCCGCCTCCGGTGGCGGCGAAGGCACCGACGTGACCCTGCCCGAGCTCGGCGAATCCGTTACCGAAGGCACCGTTACTCAGTGGTTGAAGGCCGTTGGCGACACCGTCGAAGCCGATGAACCGCTCCTGGAGGTGTCCACCGACAAGGTCGACACCGAGATTCCCTCTCCCGCTGCCGGAACCCTGCAGGACATTCGGGTTCCCGAGGACGAGACCGCCAATGTCGGTGACGTCCTGGCCGTCATCGGAACCGGTGCGGCGCCCGCGGCGGATACTCCGCAGGAAAGCCCGGCCCCACAGCCGGCCGCGCCCGCGGAACCGAAACCGGAGCCGTCCGAGAAGCCGGAACCCG
It encodes the following:
- a CDS encoding FtsX-like permease family protein; the protein is MRATLGVAWTLFRSGRSNSRLSSVLTLAAIAVVTLVLLFTVAANLAFAQRADATAWRSPAEVSSDEAIAHIATATDFVDATLVKRVDVAAEDSGSTPPPPGLDRFPRPGEVFASPAAQELLESRPDAQLADRYGEITGTIAKEALTGPGEVLVVIGHTPDSDVMTLPRDGGSDDSGPYGFASFSDGSKSDIYLIYQNLMALATVFMLVPLFIFGAAAARLNVARKDHRLASMRLIGATPRQVTAITVVETTLIAFLGAVLGAVTWVAAIPLVRHIPIDGTAWYASDLWSGIAPLLLTVTVVPILVAVSAIVGLRRVLVSPLGVVQRQKAPGLRAIRLLVFLGLLAAFFVGINLVNPESMAGTVIVFSLMAAFVWGLSFLGPWVIQTLGRIVGFFARSPARLLAARRMATDPKSAWRTVSGVTLIGFIAGYIAMMPMMTEPARDLDEPRLSVTTSMAAAEEAAASLESSESVAARDIEVIESEDGDGARLSATFDSLPVDEARTVMASLIPGSSPQTDSDFQIESSRSGASIATGVLVVLVVSFMTAIISAAIAGVASTLEKREVYHLMHLAGMPRKVLNRARRQETLMPLTVLGGGSILTGVLIAVPFLNLAPEGDSMAWILAVAVAVGFIGVMLANAVARPVLSQAMYTATVQGD
- the gcvT gene encoding glycine cleavage system aminomethyltransferase GcvT encodes the protein MAETHTSPQEGSLRPSPLYPRHQALGAKFAPFAGWEMPLEYEGVIAEHNAVRHHVGAFDVSHLGKLVITGPRALEFVNSCFTNDLNRAKDGGALYNLCCTVEGGVVDDVICYRFSEQKILAMPNAANNADVARRLRDAAPADIDIADEHTEWAVIAVQGPEAPGIVADLGLPTDHDDFMEFKTASFEGTELLVCRTGYTGEKGFELLVPTSAAGPLWDELMRRDVQPCGLGARDTLRLEMGYPLHGNDLTTDITPVQARMRWAIGWDKPDFWGKDVLTAERENGPRRRSWGLEAVKKGVLRPGMDVYDGEEKVGRTTSGSFSPTLKKGIALALLDSGWKPGADLEVDVRGRRLPVKVVKPPFVDSSTR
- a CDS encoding leucyl aminopeptidase, translated to MTELRFDSAAAQEAAVDVVIIGAYSSDESVPVIPESASGVNAAFGGELSARLAEIGHEGSASTVAKLPAPDGLAANSLFVVGLGAQDDVDTEVLRRAVATGVRATFGRDTVAVAVEGDDEAVATGASLGTYKFDDFKTDEADDVPPQSVTVLGTTAEVVSRVEALTAGVFAARDWLNTPANYLRPPMFATEIERAADELGLEVETLDVEALKTGGYGGTLAVGGGSEAGPRLVRIMYRPDGADKHIALVGKGITFDTGGISLKPPQGMWDMKGDMGGAGAVVGAILSIARLGLPINVTATVALAENMPSGSAYRPGDVVTARNGKTIEVLNTDAEGRMVLSDALSRAAEDEPDALYDVATLTGGAVISLGARTMGLMGTPAETARVQRLGDETGERGWAMPFPEDVKKNMESSIADVSQCAQGMKRDGHMLQGGIFLSHFVPEALPWAHLDIAGPADSDSAFGYLVKGGTGFPVRTLVAVVEDWLAEQS
- the lpdA gene encoding dihydrolipoyl dehydrogenase, with the protein product MSNPNTGYDVVILGGGSGGYACAFRAAELGMSVALIEKDKVGGTCLHRGCIPTKALLHAGEVADTARDGAQFGIQTELKGVDMAGVNKYKDDIVAGLYKGLQGLVKAHKVEFINGYGRLTGRNTIEVDGRTVTGKNIVLASGSYSKSLPNLEVDEERFITSEAALNLDYVPNKVVVIGGGVIGVEFASAWRSLGAEVEIVEGLPRLVAAEDADTSKQLERSFRKRGIKFHTGKFFEKAEKTSDGVRITLPGDKTVEGDIALVAVGRGPNTEGLGYEEQGIAMERGFVRTNDHLQTSVDGIYAAGDIVPGIQLAHRGFAQGVFIAEHIAGLNPAPIDEKGIPRVTFTDPEVASVGYNEDEAKEVYGADNITSYKYNLAGNGKSNILKTQGFIKMVSVKDGPIVGVHMVGGRISEQIGEAELIYNWEAYADDVAKLIHMHPTQNESLGETAMALAGKPLHVHD